The nucleotide sequence TTAATAATGGCAACTATTAACCAGCTGGTGCGCAAACCCCGTAGCATGAAGGTTGCAAAAAGCAACGTTCCTGCTCTGGAAGCTTGCCCGCAGAAGCGTGGCGTATGTACTCGCGTATATACCACCACCCCTAAAAAACCAAACTCTGCACTGCGTAAAGTATGTCGTGTGCGTTTGACTAACGGTTACGAAGTTTCTTCTTACATCGGTGGTGAAGGCCACAACTTGCAAGAACACTCCGTAATTCTGATCCGTGGCGGTCGTGTTAAAGACTTGCCAGGTGTGCGTTACCACACTGTTCGCGGTGCACTGGACTGTTCCGGTGTTAAAGACCGTAAACAAGGTCGTTCTAAGTACGGTGTGAAGAAGCCAAAAGCTTAATGGTACTCCGTTAAGTAAGGCCAAACATTATTTACCTTAATGTCAAAATAAACTCGTAGAGTTTTGGACAACCCTGAATTCGAAACGGAGTATTTCCATGCCACGTCGTCGTGTAATTGGTCAGCGTAAAATTTTGCCAGATCCAAAGTTTGGATCTGAATTACTGGCCAAATTCGTCAATATCCTGATGGTAGATGGTAAAAAATCTACTGCGGAAGCAATTGTATATAGTGCGCTTGAGACCCTGGCTCAGCGTTCTGGTAAAGAGCACCTGGAAGCATTTGAACTTGCATTAGATAATGTGCGTCCAACCGTGGAAGTTAAGTCCCGCCGTGTTGGTGGTTCTACTTATCAGGTACCAGTTGAAGTTCGTCCGGTTCGTCGCAATGCGTTAGCAATGCGTTGGATCGTTGAAGCTGCTCGTAAACGCGGTGATAAATCTATGGCCCTGCGCCTGGCGAACGAATTATCTGATGCAGCCGAAAATAAAGGCACTGCTGTTAAGAAACGTGAAGACGTTCACCGTATGGCAGAAGCTAACAAGGCGTTCGCACACTACCGTTGGTAATCCCATCGTAGTGATGATGCCCTGGGTGGCTGTTCTGCCACCCAGATTTACATTGAACGTCCTAGGAATAGAGGAATCAAATGGCTCGTACAACACCCATTGCACGCTACCGTAACATCGGTATCAGTGCACACATCGACGCCGGTAAAACCACCACTACCGAACGTATTCTGTTCTACACTGGTGTAAACCATAAGATCGGTGAAGTTCATGATGGCGCTGCTACTATGGACTGGATGGAACAGGAGCAGGAGCGTGGTATTACCATCACCTCCGCAGCAACAACTGCTTTCTGGTCAGGTATGGCTAAGCAGTTTGATGCGCATCGTATCAACATCATCGACACCCCAGGGCACGTTGACTTCACCATCGAAGTAGAACGTTCCATGCGTGTTCTTGATGGTGCCGTAATGGTTTATTGTGCGGTTGGTGGTGTTCAGCCACAGTCCGAAACCGTATGGCGTCAAGCAAATAAATATAGAGTTCCACGTATCGCGTTCGTTAACAAAATGGACCGTATGGGAGCGAATTTCTTACGCGTTGTTGAGCAGCTCAAAACTCGCTTGGCGGCAAACCCAGTACCTCTGCAATTAGCCATTGGTGCAGAAGATGCGTTCACCGGTGTTGTTGACTTGGTGAAAATGAAAGCCATCAACTGGAACGATGAAGATCAGGGAACCACCTTCACTTACGAAGATATCCCAGCTGATATGCAGGATCTGGCGGAAGAATGGCGTAGCAATTTGATTGAAGCCGCTGCGGAAGCATCAGAAGAACTGATGGAAAAATACCTTGGCGGTGAAGAACTGACTGAAGAAGAGATCAAAGCTGGTCTGCGTCATCGTGTTCTGACTAACGAAATCATCCTGGTTACCTGTGGTTCTGCATTTAAGAACAAAGGTGTTCAGGCAATGCTGGATGCAGTTATTGAGTACCTGCCAGCACCAACGGATGTTGAATCCATTAAAGGTATTCTGCCAGACGGTAAAGATACGTCAGCAGAGCGTCATTCTGACGACAACGAACCATTTTCGGCACTGGCGTTTAAAATCGCTACTGACCCGTTCGTTGGTAACTTGACCTTCTTCCGTGTCTACTCTGGTGTGGTTAACTCCGGTGATACCGTTCTTAACCCAGTGAAAGACAG is from Photorhabdus laumondii subsp. laumondii and encodes:
- the rpsL gene encoding 30S ribosomal protein S12 encodes the protein MATINQLVRKPRSMKVAKSNVPALEACPQKRGVCTRVYTTTPKKPNSALRKVCRVRLTNGYEVSSYIGGEGHNLQEHSVILIRGGRVKDLPGVRYHTVRGALDCSGVKDRKQGRSKYGVKKPKA
- the rpsG gene encoding 30S ribosomal protein S7 — protein: MPRRRVIGQRKILPDPKFGSELLAKFVNILMVDGKKSTAEAIVYSALETLAQRSGKEHLEAFELALDNVRPTVEVKSRRVGGSTYQVPVEVRPVRRNALAMRWIVEAARKRGDKSMALRLANELSDAAENKGTAVKKREDVHRMAEANKAFAHYRW
- the fusA gene encoding elongation factor G translates to MARTTPIARYRNIGISAHIDAGKTTTTERILFYTGVNHKIGEVHDGAATMDWMEQEQERGITITSAATTAFWSGMAKQFDAHRINIIDTPGHVDFTIEVERSMRVLDGAVMVYCAVGGVQPQSETVWRQANKYRVPRIAFVNKMDRMGANFLRVVEQLKTRLAANPVPLQLAIGAEDAFTGVVDLVKMKAINWNDEDQGTTFTYEDIPADMQDLAEEWRSNLIEAAAEASEELMEKYLGGEELTEEEIKAGLRHRVLTNEIILVTCGSAFKNKGVQAMLDAVIEYLPAPTDVESIKGILPDGKDTSAERHSDDNEPFSALAFKIATDPFVGNLTFFRVYSGVVNSGDTVLNPVKDRKERFGRIVQMHANKREEIKEVRAGDIAAAIGLKDVTTGDTLCDINAPIILERMEFPEPVISVAIEPKTKADQEKMGIALGRLAQEDPSFRVSTDEESGQTIIAGMGELHLDVLVDRMRREFKVEANVGKPQVAYRETIRSTVEQEGKFVRQSGGRGQFGHVWLRIEPMEPGGVGYEFANEIVGGVVPKEYIPAVDKGIQEQMKNGVLAGYPIVDVKVALFDGSYHEVDSSEMAFKIAGSMGFKEGFMKAKPALLEPIMKVEVETPEDYMGDVIGDLNRRRGMIDGMEDMTTGKIVRAQVPLSEMFGYATDLRSQTQGRASYSMEFLKYNEAPSNVAQAIIEARKAK